A section of the Microbacterium sp. MM2322 genome encodes:
- the rplF gene encoding 50S ribosomal protein L6, whose translation MSRIGRLPIDIPAGVTVSVSGQDVAVKGPKGELALTVAQPIEVKVEENQVLVSRPDDERESRSLHGLTRTLINNNIIGVTQGYTKGLEVVGTGYRVAQKGSAVEFALGFSHPVLVEAPAGITLTVEGNNKVTVAGIDKQAVGEAAANIRKIRKPEPYKGKGVRYAGEVVRRKAGKSGK comes from the coding sequence ATGTCGCGTATTGGACGACTTCCCATCGACATCCCCGCCGGCGTGACCGTTTCGGTCTCCGGCCAGGACGTCGCCGTCAAGGGCCCCAAGGGTGAGCTGGCGCTCACCGTTGCGCAGCCCATCGAGGTCAAGGTCGAAGAGAACCAGGTTCTGGTCTCGCGTCCCGACGACGAGCGCGAATCGCGTTCGCTCCACGGGCTCACCCGCACCCTCATCAACAACAACATCATCGGCGTGACCCAGGGCTACACCAAGGGCCTCGAGGTCGTCGGTACCGGTTACCGCGTCGCACAGAAGGGTTCGGCGGTCGAGTTCGCACTCGGCTTCTCGCACCCCGTGCTGGTTGAGGCTCCGGCGGGCATCACGCTCACCGTCGAGGGCAACAATAAGGTGACCGTAGCCGGCATCGACAAGCAGGCCGTCGGCGAGGCCGCCGCCAACATCCGCAAGATCCGTAAGCCGGAGCCCTACAAGGGCAAGGGTGTGCGGTACGCGGGCGAGGTCGTTCGCCGCAAGGCCGGAAAGAGTGGTAAGTAA
- the rpsE gene encoding 30S ribosomal protein S5: MTENKENEVTATEQPAAAAATAEAPAEREREPRRGGRERSQTRDRNSRDRGDNQFLERVVTINRVSKVVKGGRRFSFTALVVVGDGNGLVGVGYGKAREVPLAISKGVEEAKRNFFRVPRVGSSIPHPVQGEAAAGVVLLRPAAAGTGVIAGGPVRAVLECAGIHDVLSKSLGSSNTINIVHATVAALKQLEEPRAVAARRGLDFDQVAPARLVRAEADAVKAAKAGA; this comes from the coding sequence GTGACCGAGAACAAGGAGAACGAAGTGACCGCGACCGAGCAGCCCGCTGCGGCTGCAGCTACGGCCGAGGCTCCCGCCGAGCGCGAGCGCGAGCCGCGCCGCGGTGGCCGCGAGCGCAGCCAGACCCGCGACCGCAACTCGCGCGACCGGGGCGACAACCAGTTCCTCGAGCGCGTCGTCACCATCAACCGTGTGTCCAAGGTCGTCAAGGGTGGTCGTCGCTTCAGCTTCACCGCGCTCGTCGTCGTGGGCGATGGCAACGGTCTCGTCGGTGTCGGCTACGGCAAGGCGCGCGAAGTCCCCCTCGCCATCTCCAAGGGTGTCGAAGAGGCCAAGCGCAACTTCTTCCGCGTGCCGCGCGTCGGCTCCAGCATCCCGCACCCCGTCCAGGGTGAGGCTGCCGCCGGTGTCGTGCTGCTTCGTCCGGCTGCTGCCGGTACCGGTGTTATCGCCGGTGGCCCGGTTCGCGCCGTGCTCGAGTGCGCCGGTATCCACGACGTGCTGTCGAAGTCGCTGGGTTCGTCGAACACGATCAACATCGTGCACGCGACCGTCGCAGCGCTGAAGCAGCTCGAAGAGCCGCGCGCCGTCGCTGCGCGTCGTGGTCTCGACTTCGACCAGGTCGCGCCCGCGCGTCTGGTGCGTGCCGAGGCTGACGCCGTCAAGGCTGCAAAGGCGGGTGCATGA
- the rplE gene encoding 50S ribosomal protein L5 → MSNAPAAVAGKIQPRLKQKYQAEIKKALQEEFGYANVMQIPGLVKVVVNTGVGEAARDSKVIDGAVDDLTKITGQKPVVTKARKSIAQFKLREGQPIGAHVTLRGDRAWEFVDRLVNLALPRIRDFRGLSPKQFDGNGNYTFGLQEQSVFHEINQDKIDRVRGFDITIVTTAKTDDEGRALLKQLGFPFKSADAQA, encoded by the coding sequence ATGAGCAACGCACCTGCCGCGGTGGCTGGCAAGATCCAGCCCCGCCTGAAGCAGAAGTACCAGGCCGAGATCAAGAAGGCCCTGCAGGAGGAGTTCGGTTACGCGAACGTCATGCAGATCCCCGGTCTCGTCAAGGTCGTCGTCAACACCGGTGTCGGTGAGGCTGCGCGCGACAGCAAGGTGATCGATGGTGCGGTCGACGACCTCACCAAGATCACCGGCCAGAAGCCGGTCGTCACCAAGGCACGCAAGTCCATCGCGCAGTTCAAGCTGCGCGAGGGTCAGCCCATCGGTGCCCACGTCACCCTCCGCGGTGACCGCGCGTGGGAGTTCGTCGACCGCCTCGTCAACCTCGCCCTGCCCCGCATCCGCGACTTCCGCGGACTGTCGCCCAAGCAGTTCGACGGCAACGGCAACTACACCTTCGGTCTCCAGGAGCAGTCCGTGTTCCACGAGATCAACCAGGACAAGATCGACCGCGTTCGCGGTTTCGACATCACGATCGTCACGACGGCGAAGACGGATGACGAGGGTCGGGCGCTTCTGAAGCAGCTCGGCTTCCCGTTCAAGTCGGCCGACGCTCAGGCGTGA
- the rplN gene encoding 50S ribosomal protein L14 — MIQNESRLKVADNTGAKELLTIRVLGGSSRRYAGVGDVIVATVKDAIPGGNVKKGDVVKAVIVRTRKSTRRPDGSYIKFDENAAVILKNDGEPRGTRIFGPVGRELRDKKFMKIVSLAPEVI; from the coding sequence ATGATCCAGAACGAGTCTCGCCTCAAGGTCGCCGACAACACCGGCGCCAAGGAACTCCTCACGATCCGCGTTCTCGGTGGCTCCAGCCGTCGTTACGCGGGCGTGGGTGATGTCATCGTGGCGACCGTCAAGGACGCGATCCCGGGCGGCAACGTCAAGAAGGGTGATGTCGTCAAGGCGGTCATCGTCCGCACCCGCAAGTCGACCCGTCGTCCCGACGGTTCGTACATCAAGTTCGACGAGAACGCCGCCGTCATCCTGAAGAACGACGGGGAGCCCCGCGGCACCCGCATCTTCGGTCCGGTCGGCCGTGAACTTCGCGACAAGAAGTTCATGAAGATCGTCTCGCTGGCACCGGAGGTCATCTGA
- the map gene encoding type I methionyl aminopeptidase, giving the protein MVFRRSLYKTPAQLRAMVAPGLITAAALDAVRPAVRAGVSTAELDAIAETAILAAGAESNFQLVRGYRHTTCISVNEEVVHGIPGDRVLQPADIVSIDCGAQFDGWNGDSAITIVVPDPERPDLVARRQRLSDVTEGSLWAGIAALASASRVGEIGDAVQTYVESSGEGYGILRDYVGHGIGRKMHEGPTVFNYRVADLGPEVRPGLCVAIEPMIVAGDEATLVEDDDWTVSTVDGQDGSHWEHSVAVHDGGIWVLTAPDGGAAGLARFGVTPAPIS; this is encoded by the coding sequence ATGGTCTTCCGCCGCTCCCTGTACAAGACGCCCGCGCAGCTGCGCGCGATGGTCGCACCCGGCCTCATCACCGCCGCCGCGCTGGATGCGGTGCGGCCGGCGGTGCGCGCCGGCGTCTCCACCGCCGAGCTCGACGCGATCGCAGAGACGGCGATCCTCGCGGCCGGGGCCGAGTCGAACTTCCAGCTCGTCCGCGGCTACCGTCACACGACGTGCATCTCGGTGAACGAGGAGGTCGTCCACGGCATCCCGGGCGACCGTGTTCTGCAGCCGGCTGACATCGTCTCGATCGACTGCGGCGCACAGTTCGATGGGTGGAACGGCGATTCCGCGATCACGATCGTCGTGCCCGACCCGGAGCGGCCCGATCTCGTCGCGCGGCGCCAGCGACTCTCCGACGTCACCGAGGGGTCCTTGTGGGCCGGGATCGCTGCGCTCGCCTCGGCGTCACGCGTGGGCGAGATCGGTGACGCGGTGCAGACGTATGTCGAGTCGTCGGGGGAGGGCTACGGCATCCTCCGTGACTACGTCGGCCACGGCATCGGTCGGAAGATGCACGAAGGTCCGACCGTCTTCAACTACCGCGTCGCCGATCTCGGGCCCGAGGTCCGCCCCGGACTGTGCGTCGCGATCGAGCCGATGATCGTCGCGGGCGACGAGGCGACCCTCGTGGAGGACGACGACTGGACCGTCAGCACCGTCGACGGCCAGGACGGCTCCCATTGGGAACATAGCGTCGCCGTGCACGATGGAGGGATCTGGGTGCTCACCGCGCCCGACGGCGGTGCCGCGGGTCTTGCCCGATTCGGCGTCACCCCGGCCCCCATTTCTTGA
- the rplO gene encoding 50S ribosomal protein L15: protein MAEKKDETVETVEPKAKKPATRKAAAKPAADKAAPKKDAARPGVLKVHHLRPVPGSNVAKTRVGRGEGSKGKTSGRGTKGTKARYQVKVGFEGGQMPLHMRTPKLRGFKNPFRVEYQVVNLDKLAELYPAGGDVTISDLVAKGAVRKNEKVKVLGTGDISVALTVSVDKVSGSAEQKIVAAGGSIK, encoded by the coding sequence ATGGCTGAGAAGAAGGACGAGACGGTCGAGACCGTCGAGCCCAAGGCCAAGAAGCCGGCAACCCGGAAGGCTGCGGCCAAGCCCGCAGCTGACAAGGCTGCCCCAAAGAAGGATGCGGCACGCCCCGGCGTGCTGAAGGTCCACCACCTGCGTCCCGTCCCCGGGTCCAACGTCGCGAAGACCCGTGTCGGTCGCGGTGAGGGCTCCAAGGGTAAGACGTCGGGCCGCGGTACCAAGGGTACGAAGGCTCGTTACCAGGTCAAGGTGGGCTTCGAGGGTGGGCAGATGCCCCTCCACATGCGTACGCCGAAGCTGCGCGGGTTCAAGAACCCGTTCCGCGTCGAGTACCAGGTGGTCAACCTCGACAAGCTCGCAGAGCTCTACCCCGCTGGTGGCGATGTCACCATCTCGGATCTGGTCGCCAAGGGCGCCGTCCGCAAGAACGAGAAGGTCAAGGTGCTCGGCACCGGCGACATCTCGGTCGCGCTGACGGTCTCCGTCGACAAGGTCTCGGGTTCGGCCGAGCAGAAGATCGTCGCCGCAGGCGGTTCGATCAAGTAA
- the rpsH gene encoding 30S ribosomal protein S8 codes for MTMTDPVADMLTRLRNANSAHHDAVALPSSKLKTHIAEILQQEGYISGWEVSDARVGQTLTLTLKYGPNRERSIAGIKRVSKPGLRVYAKSNELPKVLGGLGVAILSTSSGLLTDRQAEQKGVGGEVLAYVW; via the coding sequence ATGACGATGACAGACCCGGTCGCAGATATGCTGACCCGTCTGCGCAACGCGAACTCCGCGCACCACGACGCCGTCGCGCTGCCGAGCTCGAAGCTCAAGACGCACATCGCCGAGATCCTCCAGCAGGAGGGCTACATCTCCGGCTGGGAGGTCTCCGACGCTCGTGTCGGCCAGACCCTCACTCTGACCCTGAAGTACGGCCCGAACCGCGAGCGGTCGATCGCCGGCATCAAGCGCGTCTCGAAGCCCGGCCTTCGCGTGTACGCGAAGTCGAACGAGCTTCCCAAGGTCCTCGGTGGCCTCGGTGTCGCGATCCTGTCCACCTCCTCTGGCCTCCTCACGGACCGCCAGGCCGAGCAGAAGGGCGTCGGCGGGGAAGTCCTCGCCTACGTGTGGTGA
- the rplX gene encoding 50S ribosomal protein L24, whose protein sequence is MAHIKKGDLVQVISGRKQEKGGDRGKQGEVLEVLLEQNRVVVQGVNYVTKHSRVGQSQRGTKTGGIETMEAPIHISNVALVDPSTKKPTRVGHRVEERTKDGVKRTVRVRYAKKSGKDL, encoded by the coding sequence ATGGCGCACATCAAGAAGGGTGACCTGGTTCAGGTCATCAGCGGCCGCAAGCAGGAAAAGGGCGGCGACCGCGGCAAGCAGGGCGAGGTCCTCGAGGTTCTCCTCGAGCAGAACCGCGTCGTCGTGCAGGGCGTGAACTACGTCACCAAGCACAGCCGCGTGGGCCAGTCGCAGCGCGGCACCAAGACGGGCGGCATCGAAACGATGGAAGCCCCGATCCACATCTCCAACGTGGCGCTGGTCGACCCGTCGACCAAGAAGCCGACCCGTGTCGGCCACCGCGTCGAGGAGCGGACGAAGGACGGCGTCAAGCGCACCGTTCGCGTCCGTTACGCCAAGAAGAGCGGCAAGGACCTCTGA
- a CDS encoding thioredoxin domain-containing protein, with translation MATAVRKTNWFAIWISVGVVIVLVGVVAVVAVLNSRATDPGPVPAASGINRETGAVTFGKGPDKVSTWVDFMCPYCGQFEETEGKTIAGLVDDGSITLEVHPVTILDRQSQGTEYSSRAASAFYAVAEADPDNAYAFFRALYDNRPEEQTPGLTDEELIKIAKDSGVTMTAKLEKSIKDHEYVGFAQSQKLPEGATGTPTLMVNDQLVPVTYDPKKDILANISSR, from the coding sequence ATGGCGACGGCCGTGCGCAAAACGAACTGGTTCGCGATCTGGATCAGCGTGGGGGTGGTGATCGTCCTGGTGGGCGTCGTCGCCGTCGTCGCCGTCCTGAACTCACGGGCGACCGATCCGGGCCCGGTGCCTGCGGCGAGCGGCATCAACCGCGAGACCGGTGCGGTCACCTTCGGTAAGGGACCCGACAAGGTCTCGACCTGGGTCGACTTCATGTGCCCCTACTGCGGCCAGTTCGAAGAGACCGAGGGCAAGACCATCGCCGGCCTCGTCGACGACGGCAGCATCACCCTCGAGGTCCACCCCGTCACGATCCTCGACCGTCAGTCGCAGGGTACGGAGTACTCGAGCCGTGCGGCATCCGCCTTCTACGCGGTCGCCGAGGCGGATCCCGACAACGCCTATGCGTTCTTCCGGGCGCTGTACGACAACCGGCCCGAGGAGCAGACGCCCGGTCTCACGGACGAGGAACTCATCAAGATCGCCAAGGACTCCGGCGTCACGATGACCGCGAAGCTCGAGAAGTCGATCAAGGACCACGAGTACGTCGGGTTCGCTCAGTCGCAGAAACTCCCCGAGGGAGCGACGGGTACGCCGACGCTCATGGTGAACGATCAGCTCGTCCCGGTCACGTACGACCCCAAGAAGGACATCCTCGCGAACATCTCGTCGCGCTGA
- a CDS encoding adenylate kinase: protein MTQTPARLLIIGPQGSGKGTQGARIADHLGIPTISTGDVFRANVKEGTELGLKVKALIAAGDLVPDDLTSEIVRDRLTQQDAAHGFLLDGYPRNLGQVGDLDAFLDGRGEPLTAVIELSVPRAESIDRLSRRAAEQGRDDDNEESIAKRLSIYESETAPILEVYRERGIVDVIDGVGSLDEITERITAALAARGITA, encoded by the coding sequence ATGACGCAGACCCCCGCCCGCCTCCTGATCATCGGCCCGCAAGGTTCGGGCAAGGGGACGCAGGGGGCTCGGATCGCCGATCATCTCGGGATCCCGACCATCTCGACCGGAGACGTGTTCCGCGCCAATGTCAAAGAAGGCACCGAGCTGGGGCTGAAGGTCAAGGCGCTCATCGCAGCGGGTGACCTCGTTCCGGACGACCTCACGAGCGAAATCGTCCGCGACCGGCTGACGCAGCAGGATGCCGCGCACGGCTTCCTGCTCGACGGATATCCGCGGAACCTCGGCCAGGTCGGTGATCTCGACGCGTTCCTCGACGGACGTGGCGAACCCCTCACTGCGGTCATCGAGCTTTCGGTTCCGCGCGCGGAATCGATCGACCGCCTGTCGCGTCGCGCGGCGGAGCAGGGCCGCGACGATGACAACGAGGAGTCGATCGCCAAGCGCCTGTCGATCTACGAGTCGGAGACCGCCCCGATCCTCGAGGTGTACCGCGAGCGCGGCATCGTCGACGTGATCGACGGAGTCGGCTCCCTCGATGAGATCACCGAGCGGATCACCGCCGCTCTGGCAGCGCGCGGCATCACCGCCTGA
- the rplP gene encoding 50S ribosomal protein L16, with translation MLIPRKVKYRKQHHPKRDGAATGGTTVSFGEYGIQALTSAYVTNRQIESARIAMTRHIKRGGKVWINIYPDRPLTKKPAETRMGSGKGSPEWWVANVKPGRVLFEVAGVSEELAREALTRAIHKLPLKARIIKREEGDA, from the coding sequence ATGCTTATTCCCCGCAAGGTCAAGTACCGCAAGCAGCACCACCCGAAGCGTGACGGCGCCGCCACCGGCGGCACCACCGTCAGCTTCGGCGAGTACGGCATCCAGGCGCTCACCTCCGCGTACGTGACGAACCGTCAGATCGAGTCCGCTCGTATCGCCATGACGCGTCACATCAAGCGTGGTGGAAAGGTGTGGATCAACATCTACCCCGACCGTCCGCTCACCAAGAAGCCGGCCGAAACCCGCATGGGTTCCGGTAAGGGCTCGCCGGAGTGGTGGGTCGCGAACGTCAAGCCGGGTCGCGTCCTCTTCGAGGTCGCGGGCGTAAGCGAGGAACTCGCTCGCGAGGCCCTGACCCGTGCCATTCACAAGCTGCCGCTCAAGGCACGCATCATCAAGCGCGAGGAGGGCGACGCGTAA
- the rpmD gene encoding 50S ribosomal protein L30, protein MAARLKVTQVKSKVSEKQNQRDTLRSLGLKRINDSVVRPDDAQTRGYIKTVAHLVKVEEID, encoded by the coding sequence ATGGCTGCTCGTCTGAAGGTGACCCAGGTCAAGTCCAAGGTGAGCGAAAAGCAGAACCAGCGTGACACGCTGCGTTCGCTCGGTCTGAAGCGGATCAACGACTCCGTCGTTCGTCCGGATGACGCGCAGACGCGCGGTTACATCAAGACCGTCGCGCACCTCGTGAAGGTTGAGGAGATCGACTGA
- the infA gene encoding translation initiation factor IF-1, protein MAKKDGVIEIEGVISEALPNAMFRVELSNGHKVLATISGKMRQNYIRIIPEDRVVVELSPYDLTRGRIVYRYR, encoded by the coding sequence ATGGCGAAGAAAGACGGTGTCATCGAGATCGAGGGCGTGATCTCCGAGGCTCTGCCGAACGCGATGTTCCGCGTCGAGCTCAGCAACGGTCACAAGGTCCTGGCCACGATCTCCGGCAAGATGCGGCAGAACTACATCCGCATCATCCCCGAGGACCGTGTGGTCGTGGAGCTTTCGCCCTACGACCTGACTCGCGGCCGCATCGTTTACCGCTACCGCTAG
- the rpmC gene encoding 50S ribosomal protein L29, with protein sequence MAVGTKTLAPSELDTFEDQRLVEELRKAKEELFNLRFQSATGQLESHGRIRAVKRDIARLYTVIRERELGIRATPAPVETATKAKKSKAKKADESAEAAKEEAE encoded by the coding sequence ATGGCTGTCGGCACCAAGACGCTCGCCCCGAGCGAGCTGGACACATTCGAAGACCAGCGCCTCGTGGAGGAGCTGCGCAAGGCCAAGGAAGAGCTGTTCAACCTGCGCTTCCAGTCGGCCACGGGCCAGCTCGAGAGCCACGGCCGCATCCGTGCGGTCAAGCGCGACATCGCGCGGCTCTACACCGTCATCCGCGAGCGGGAGCTCGGCATCCGTGCCACGCCCGCTCCGGTAGAGACGGCCACGAAGGCGAAGAAGAGCAAGGCCAAGAAGGCGGACGAGTCCGCTGAGGCCGCGAAGGAAGAGGCCGAGTGA
- the rpsQ gene encoding 30S ribosomal protein S17: MAEKKDAAKAPVAVGHESSEHDVRDVNARGYRKSRRGYVVSDKMDKTIVVEVEDRVKHPLYGKVIRRTSKVKAHDESNTAGIGDLVLINETRPLSATKRWRLVEILEKAK, from the coding sequence ATGGCTGAGAAGAAGGATGCCGCCAAGGCGCCCGTGGCCGTTGGTCACGAGTCGTCGGAGCACGACGTCCGCGACGTCAACGCCCGTGGTTACCGCAAGTCGCGTCGCGGCTACGTCGTCAGCGACAAGATGGACAAGACGATCGTCGTCGAGGTCGAGGACCGCGTTAAGCACCCCCTCTACGGCAAGGTCATCCGCCGCACGTCGAAGGTGAAGGCTCACGACGAGTCGAACACCGCCGGCATCGGCGACCTCGTCCTCATCAACGAGACCCGTCCGCTCAGCGCCACGAAGCGCTGGCGCCTGGTCGAGATTCTCGAGAAGGCGAAGTAA
- the secY gene encoding preprotein translocase subunit SecY → MFSAIARVFRTPDLRRKIGFTLGIIAIYRFGAHIPAPFVDFPNVKTCLDQSGSTDGLLSLVNLFSGGALLQLSIFALGVMPYITGTIIVQLLRVVIPHFETLYKEGQAGQAKLTQYTRYLTIALALLQSTTLVTVARSGQLFGITGVAECQQLLTDEAWWAQLLMIVTLTAGTGLIMWMAELVTERGIGNGMSLLIFTSIAATFPSALWSIAVARSFEIFLLVLAVGVATVALVVFVEQSQRRIPVQYAKRMVGRRTLGGSNTYIPIKVNMAGVVPVIFASSLLYIPALIAQFNANPAANGSVPGWVSWIQANFVNGDHPLYMAVYFLLIIGFTYFYVAITFNPVEVADNMKKYGGFIPGIRAGRPTAEYLDYVLTRITLPGSIYLGLIALLPLLALATVGANQNFPFGGASILIIVGVGLETVKQIDAQLQQRHYEGLLR, encoded by the coding sequence TTGTTCAGCGCCATCGCGCGGGTCTTCCGCACCCCGGATCTGCGTCGGAAGATCGGTTTCACGCTCGGCATCATCGCCATCTACCGATTCGGCGCGCACATCCCGGCACCGTTCGTCGACTTCCCGAACGTGAAGACCTGTCTCGACCAGTCGGGATCCACGGATGGGCTCCTCTCGCTCGTCAACCTGTTCTCGGGTGGCGCGCTGTTGCAGCTGTCGATCTTCGCCCTCGGCGTCATGCCGTACATCACGGGCACGATCATCGTTCAGCTCCTGCGCGTCGTGATCCCTCACTTCGAGACGCTGTACAAGGAAGGCCAGGCCGGTCAGGCCAAGCTGACCCAGTACACCCGCTACCTGACGATCGCGCTGGCGCTGCTGCAGTCGACCACCCTCGTCACCGTGGCCCGTTCGGGTCAGCTCTTCGGCATCACCGGCGTCGCCGAGTGCCAGCAGCTCCTCACCGACGAGGCCTGGTGGGCCCAGCTGCTCATGATCGTGACGCTGACCGCCGGCACCGGCCTCATCATGTGGATGGCCGAGCTCGTCACCGAGCGCGGCATCGGCAACGGCATGTCGCTCCTGATCTTCACCTCCATCGCCGCGACCTTCCCCTCCGCCCTGTGGAGCATCGCGGTCGCCCGCAGCTTCGAGATCTTCCTCCTCGTCCTCGCGGTCGGCGTCGCCACCGTCGCCCTCGTTGTCTTCGTCGAGCAGTCCCAGCGGCGCATCCCGGTCCAGTATGCGAAGCGCATGGTGGGTCGTCGCACGCTCGGGGGGAGCAACACCTACATCCCGATCAAGGTCAACATGGCCGGTGTCGTTCCCGTCATCTTCGCCTCGTCGCTCCTGTACATCCCGGCGCTCATCGCGCAGTTCAACGCGAACCCGGCGGCGAACGGCAGCGTTCCGGGCTGGGTGTCCTGGATCCAGGCGAACTTCGTCAACGGCGACCACCCGCTCTACATGGCGGTGTACTTCCTGCTCATCATCGGGTTCACCTACTTCTACGTCGCGATCACGTTCAACCCGGTCGAGGTGGCCGACAACATGAAGAAGTACGGCGGGTTCATCCCCGGCATCCGTGCGGGGCGCCCGACCGCGGAGTACCTCGACTACGTCCTCACCCGCATCACCCTGCCGGGTTCCATCTACCTGGGCCTCATCGCCCTGCTTCCGCTCCTCGCCCTCGCGACGGTCGGCGCCAACCAGAACTTCCCGTTCGGCGGCGCCTCGATCCTGATCATCGTCGGTGTCGGCCTCGAGACCGTGAAGCAGATCGACGCCCAGCTCCAGCAGCGCCACTACGAAGGACTCCTCCGATGA
- the rplV gene encoding 50S ribosomal protein L22, which translates to MVESIARVKHIRVTPQKARRVVALIKGKQAQEALAILKFAPQGASEPIYKLVAAAVANARVKADKDNEFLDDQDLYVKNAYVDEGTTLKRFQPRAQGRAFQIKKRTSHITVVLSTPEVADTVAADTKKASK; encoded by the coding sequence GTGGTGGAATCCATCGCACGCGTGAAGCACATCCGCGTGACCCCTCAGAAGGCTCGTCGTGTCGTCGCGCTCATCAAGGGCAAGCAGGCTCAGGAGGCTCTCGCCATCCTGAAGTTCGCTCCCCAGGGTGCCAGCGAGCCCATCTACAAGCTCGTGGCCGCTGCGGTCGCGAATGCTCGTGTGAAGGCCGACAAGGACAACGAGTTCCTGGATGACCAGGATCTGTACGTGAAGAACGCCTATGTGGACGAGGGCACGACGCTGAAGCGTTTCCAGCCCCGCGCACAGGGCCGCGCGTTCCAGATCAAGAAGCGCACCAGCCACATCACCGTGGTGCTCTCGACCCCCGAGGTCGCGGACACCGTGGCGGCTGACACCAAGAAGGCGAGCAAGTAA
- the rplR gene encoding 50S ribosomal protein L18, with amino-acid sequence MALKSKSDARSRRHARLRKKIVGTEGRPRLVVTRSARHVFVQLVDDSKGTTLASASTLESGLRTFEGDKTAKARKVGELVAERAKAAGIETVVFDRGGNRYAGRVAAIADGAREGGLNL; translated from the coding sequence ATGGCTCTTAAGTCGAAGTCCGACGCACGTTCGCGTCGTCACGCCCGTCTTCGTAAGAAGATCGTGGGCACCGAGGGGCGTCCGCGCCTCGTCGTGACCCGCTCCGCCCGCCACGTCTTCGTTCAGCTCGTCGACGACAGCAAGGGCACCACGCTGGCCTCCGCCTCGACTCTCGAGTCGGGCCTGCGCACGTTCGAGGGTGACAAGACCGCCAAGGCCCGCAAGGTCGGCGAACTCGTCGCTGAGCGTGCCAAGGCTGCTGGCATCGAGACGGTCGTGTTCGACCGCGGCGGCAACCGCTACGCGGGCCGCGTCGCTGCGATCGCCGACGGCGCTCGCGAAGGAGGTCTGAACCTGTGA
- the rpsC gene encoding 30S ribosomal protein S3, whose amino-acid sequence MGQKVNPYGFRLGITTDHVSRWFSDSTKPGQRYADYVAEDVKIRRLLTTSLDRAGVSNIEIERTRDRVRVDIHTARPGIVIGRRGAEAERIRADLEKLTSKQIQLNILEVKNPEADAQLVAQGIAEQLSARVAFRRAMRKGLQGAQRAGAKGVRIQVSGRLGGAEMSRSEFYREGRVPLHTLRANIDYGFYEAKTTFGRIGVKVWIYKGDLTNKELAREQANAPKSRRDDRGGDRRRGPRNEAPVAEGASA is encoded by the coding sequence ATGGGACAGAAGGTCAACCCGTACGGCTTCCGCCTCGGCATCACCACCGACCACGTATCGCGTTGGTTCTCGGACTCCACCAAGCCCGGGCAGCGCTACGCCGATTACGTGGCGGAGGACGTCAAGATCCGTCGCCTCCTGACGACGTCGCTCGACCGTGCCGGCGTGAGCAACATCGAGATCGAGCGCACGCGTGACCGCGTTCGCGTCGACATCCACACCGCCCGTCCGGGCATCGTGATCGGCCGCCGTGGCGCCGAGGCCGAGCGCATCCGTGCCGACCTCGAGAAGCTCACGAGCAAGCAGATCCAGCTGAACATCCTCGAGGTCAAGAACCCCGAGGCCGACGCTCAGCTGGTCGCTCAGGGCATCGCCGAGCAGCTCTCCGCTCGTGTGGCTTTCCGCCGCGCGATGCGCAAGGGTCTGCAGGGTGCTCAGCGCGCCGGCGCCAAGGGTGTCCGCATCCAGGTCTCCGGCCGTCTCGGCGGCGCTGAGATGAGCCGGTCGGAGTTCTACCGCGAAGGCCGTGTGCCCCTGCACACGCTCCGCGCGAACATCGACTACGGCTTCTACGAGGCCAAGACCACCTTCGGCCGCATCGGCGTGAAGGTCTGGATCTACAAGGGCGACCTCACCAACAAGGAGCTCGCTCGCGAGCAGGCCAACGCACCGAAGTCCCGTCGTGACGACCGTGGTGGCGACCGTCGCCGTGGCCCGCGCAACGAGGCCCCTGTCGCAGAAGGAGCGTCTGCCTGA